Genomic segment of Pseudocalidococcus azoricus BACA0444:
CCTTCATCATCCATTGCCTCTAATCCTTCCCAATCAGTACGAGAGGTATTGCTTAAGTCTTTGCCGTTCATATTGATTTGCCTTTGGTGCTGAAATGCTCCGAATTATATCTTTTTGTCGTTCTGTCCAAACCACAACTGCTACACCGTTACCGAGGAAGCCGGGACCAACTCAACGATCTTCGCCATAATTAAACCGTTCATCTAGTTCAATGAGCATTGGAGCTGCAAACATTTCAGGAACATCGGCAAAATCAATTTTGTGCTTGCGAATGTTTTCTAATTTTTTTGCTTCGTCTCACTCAAACTGCATGAAAAGCTAGAGGGCCTCATTGGACTTTCTCTATTATCCCAAAATACTAAAGCTCTACACATACCCGATGCTGGGATAAGCCGATAGAGAAGATGCAGGAGTTACCTTTACCAAAGCTGGAGAAGACTTTCTTGGCCTGGTGAAAAAGAGTAAGCTTCCGGTTGGGTGAGTGATTAATAGCTGGCCTAGAAGAAAGATTACTGGCCATACAACAAAACCTCAACCCAAGAATATTCTTATTTGTTCATTACAACTGATCTTGAATACTCTACTTAGGCTTTATACAAAGAGAGCATTTGCATAATACCTAAGCCCACCCTCTCCTGTCGTGATCAACTTTGAATAACGACAGTTGCTTAACATGCGGTCGGATGCCATGACCAGTTTATCTATCGCGAAATTTCCAATTAGTGATTGCATCTAAATACTTACCCATGTCATGATCCTCTACCCCATCTATCCCTTTTTCTTTTAATGATTCTATAGCCCCATAAAAACTGTCAATAAATTGATGCCAAAAGCCAAGTTCTTGTTCAATTGTTCCATCCTCTAAAATATGTAGATAAGTTCCAACGTGACTATATCCCATCAAACGAGAAGGAGCCCTAGTCACTAAATCATTGTTATTGTTGAAACGAAAGCATCGTGTTTTAGATTCGATATTAAAAATTCGTGCAGTGTTACGCGTCATTACCCTTGGCTGTCCAAAAGTATAAATATTTGTAAAGGGTTCATCAACGTGGATCAACTTCGAGCCAGCAATTACAGCCATTGCACCACCTAAGCTATGCCCGGTTAGAAAGAGAGGTTTTCTCACCTTCAAATTGTTTAATCGTTTGTATTGATTATAAATTTGATCCCAAATAGCTTCGACTGAATTCCAAAATCCCCGATGAAACTCTCCAAAAAGTTGCTTAACAGGGAAAGCATTAATGTTGTCAATCCAATCAATAAGTTGATCGGTTCCTCGAAACGCCATACAA
This window contains:
- a CDS encoding lipase family protein — translated: MTIHRVSPYKTRLDKGNAYWMAQLASQSYIKETNSVKPSVKPDKVKILENLKKIDDEFIEVYSFDEHSSQAILVDHQKYFCMAFRGTDQLIDWIDNINAFPVKQLFGEFHRGFWNSVEAIWDQIYNQYKRLNNLKVRKPLFLTGHSLGGAMAVIAGSKLIHVDEPFTNIYTFGQPRVMTRNTARIFNIESKTRCFRFNNNNDLVTRAPSRLMGYSHVGTYLHILEDGTIEQELGFWHQFIDSFYGAIESLKEKGIDGVEDHDMGKYLDAITNWKFRDR